The Gemmatimonadales bacterium genome contains the following window.
ATCGGTCTGATCCAGAGGACTCAGTGATCCGCGATCGGCGGGGCGTCGGATTGATCGAGGTCATCCTGTCGATCTCGATGTTCGCCATCGTAATCGCCGGGCTGTCGCCGGCGCTGGTGATGCGCGCGCGGAGCGAGCGGCTGGCGACGGCGGAGACGTATCGCTGGGCGCTGTCGGCGGAGGCGATCAACCGGATCAACGCAACGCCGGCTGCGGCGATGCTCACCGGGACGACCTGCGACACGGCGGCGGCGCTACCGATCCAGTTTTCGCGGTGCGTCACGATCACCAACGTGACGACGCGCCTCCAGCGCGCGACGGTGGTGGTGCTTCCGATCAACCTCTCCTCGATCCCGGGCGACACCATCGTCCTCGATCGCGCCAACAACGTCGGTCCACTCGACCTGGGGAGCTGATGAAACGCACCGGAACGACGCTGGTGGAAATGATGATCGCGCTGGTCATCCTGGCACTCTTTGCGTCGACGCTGACCGTGATGGTGGTGAAGAGTTCGGTGACCGATGAAGCGGTCGATGCACGGCGCGAAGCGCGCGGCATCGCACGGACGTCGCTCAACATCGTCGAGTCGGAGATGCGGATGGCGGAACCGTCCGGTGTCATCGCGCCGACCGACGATTCGACGCTCACGTTCAATCAGCCGATCGCCATGGGGCTGGTGTGCGGAGTGACCGGCGGCAATGCCGTGATCTCGTTGCTGCCTAGTGCCGACCTGCCGGGCTCGCTCACCGTCGCTGGCTATGCGGGGTGGGCGTACCGCGACTCGACGGGGACGTATCAGTACCAGCCCACAACGTCGCTCACCAGCGGCACCGCGAGCACGTGCACCGCGTCGAACATCTCGACGTTCTCTGCAAGCAGCGGACGGGTGGTGCAGGTGCCGTCCGGAGTCTCGCTGGCGTCGGGAACGGTCGCCTTCCTCTATCGGCAGCTCACCTATTCGCTGCGCGTGTCGACGGCGCTCCCCGGGCGCCGCGGACTGTACCGCACTGCTGGTGCCGGTACACCCGAGGAAATCGCATCGCCGTTCGCGACTGGTGCGCGTTTTCGCTGGTACATCCTCGGCGCGACGGAGCCGGACGATACGCTGCCGACCGACTTCGAGGACCTGAGCGGCGTACAGTTCGTGCTGACCGCCGAGAGTCGCTTGACGCCCCGGACATCGACGGCGCCGGTGCAGGCGCCGTTCACGACGTCAGTCTTCTTCCAGAACCGGCCCAACTGATGAACCAGACGACGACACGCCCACGCCCCGCCGCGCGAGCTCGCGTCCACGATCGCCGTGGCATCGCACTCCCGCTGGTGCTGCTGCTCACGCTGATGCTGTCGATCTCCGTGGGCGCCGCATTCATCATTGCCAACAACGAGCATGATGTCGGCACCGATCACGATGCGGAGCTCAAGGCGTACGCCGTGGCGCAGGAGGGGATCGAACGGTATCTCACCGATGTCACCTCGTTGCCGACCACCTTCCCGGACGCGCGGACGATCGCGGTCACCGGCGGAAGTGCGACGGTGACGCTGAACCGCTTCCGCAACTCGGCAAGTCCGTCGGTCGCTTCGATCTATGTGCTCACGTCGGTGGGGAAGGCGACGACGGCGAATCTGCGCCGGTCGTCGTCAACGCCGGTGGGGCAGCGGACGATTTCGCAGATGCTGACATGGCAGACCGGGTCGATCGACGCGAACGCCGCGTTCACCTCGCTGTCGGGGCTCAACATCAAGAACGGCTCGTCGGGGACGGTCAGCGGTGTCGACATTGCCGATCCGGTGACCGGATGCGCTGGTGGCCAGCCGTCGATCGCCGGCCTCGCCGTGCCGAACTCGAGTCTCGACATGAACGGCAACAACACCAACTTCATCGACGGCAATCCCGACAATGCCCCACTCTACATCGGGACCTCCGGGCCGAGCGGCACTGCGGTGCAGGCAGTCGATGTCGACTGGGCGGGAGTGCTGTCGGGGAGCATCGCGCCGGATTTCGTGCTTGACCGCACCGGGAAGAAGAGCACCGGCTCATGGCCCACGTCGTCGCAGTTCGCCAACTGGCCGGTGGTGCTGGTGAAG
Protein-coding sequences here:
- a CDS encoding prepilin-type N-terminal cleavage/methylation domain-containing protein, whose amino-acid sequence is MKRTGTTLVEMMIALVILALFASTLTVMVVKSSVTDEAVDARREARGIARTSLNIVESEMRMAEPSGVIAPTDDSTLTFNQPIAMGLVCGVTGGNAVISLLPSADLPGSLTVAGYAGWAYRDSTGTYQYQPTTSLTSGTASTCTASNISTFSASSGRVVQVPSGVSLASGTVAFLYRQLTYSLRVSTALPGRRGLYRTAGAGTPEEIASPFATGARFRWYILGATEPDDTLPTDFEDLSGVQFVLTAESRLTPRTSTAPVQAPFTTSVFFQNRPN